GCCTGACGAGGAAGTCCACCCGCGCGGACGCGATAGTCGCCCGTTGCACCCGCAACCGGCCGGCCGAGGACGGAATCGAGATCTCCCTCCCCTACGGCGACTACTACCTGCTCGAAGGCATTCTGCGCGTGCTCCGGCCGCTGGACGTCGACCGGGCCATCGACCTGTCGACGCCGTGACGCATTGAACGGGTGAGCCCCGTGGATGAACTCCCCTGATCACAGGTCGAGGACGACTTCGGCGGCCGGTTCGCTGCAGCAGACGAGGACGGAGCCGGACTCGGGAGGTTCGAGAGGTGGGGTGGTGTAGGTGATGTCACCGGACACCAGGTGGGTCACGCAGGTGTGACAGACCCCGGTGCGGCAGGACCAGCGGGTGGGGATGTCACAGGCTTCGGCGAGGTCGAGGAGTGACCCGTGCCTGGGCGACCACGGCGTGGTGATGCCGCTGCGGGCGAAGGTGACGAGGGGCCCGGTGCCCGGCGGGCCGGGCGGTTGGTGCGGCCGGACGGCGGCAGTGGGCGTCACTCCGGGATTGATGGCGGGGAGGGCGCTGAACTGTTCCGTGTGGATCCGCTCGGGACGCAGGCCGTGGTCGCGCAGATGGGCGCCCAGGTCGTCCATGAAAGCGGGCGGACCGCAGAGGTAGGCGTCGGCGTCGGTGGGGAGGCCCAGGGCCGCGAGCGACGAGGCGGTCGGGCGCCCCTGGACGAAGTCGCGCCCGTCGGGCCGCAGGGCGGCTTCGGCGGTGTAGTGGATGTGCTCGTGGGCATCGGGGAGTTGGGCCAGGAGCGCATGGGCCTCCTCCCCAAAGGCGTGCTGGGCACGGTTGCGGGCGACATGGATCCACCACACGGGGCGAGGATCCTGTACGGCGGCGAGCCGGTGGAGCATCGCGAGCACGGGGGTGACGCCGATCCCTGCGGAGGCGAGGACGACAGGGCCCGTGCCCTCTTCGAGCACGAACGTTCCACGGGGGCTGGCGATGTCCAGGAGGTCCCCCGGGCGGAGCCTTTCGTGGATGTAGCCGCTGACTTTCCCATGGGCTTCGCGTTTCACGCTGATGCGGTAGCTGACGGCTGTCGGTGCGGAGGACAGGGAGTAACTGCGCACTGCGGGGCCGGTGTCGCCGACGGCGAGGCGCACGGAGAGGTACTGGCCCGCCCGCGCCTCGGGCAGGGAGGTGCCGTCGACGGCATCGAGGTAGACCGACGAGACGGTGGACGTCTCGGGCACGATGCGGGCGACGCGCAGGGGTTTGAAGCCCGGCCATCCCGGTTCCTGCCCGGGTGTGGGCTGTTGCGCGGCGGCGAGGTCGCGGAAGGACTGCTGCCATCCGGGGCTGAGGGCGGGGATGTTCAGCGCCCTGCGCAGCTTCGCCGGGTCTCGGCCGGGGAGATAGAGCAGCGCGTCGGTGTCGGCGACGCTGAGTTCTCCGGGACCCTTGCGGGTCAGGGTGATCTCGTCACCGGCCTGGACGCGCCCCTCGGTGAGGACGCGTAGATAGAAGCCGGGGCGGTGGTGTGCGACCAGCAGGGCGGCCATGGCCGGTTCGCCCAGGCGCATGCCGACGCGGTAGCAGGTG
The genomic region above belongs to Streptomyces sp. CG1 and contains:
- a CDS encoding MOSC domain-containing protein, whose amino-acid sequence is MATLLSVNVGMPKDVSWQGRAVHTGAWKSPVQGPRTVRRLNIDGDGQGDLAGHGGEMRAVLVYQLESYQYWRKHLGRDDLTFGVFGENFTVDGLPDDDVCIGDRYRIGEAEFEVTQPRVTCYRVGMRLGEPAMAALLVAHHRPGFYLRVLTEGRVQAGDEITLTRKGPGELSVADTDALLYLPGRDPAKLRRALNIPALSPGWQQSFRDLAAAQQPTPGQEPGWPGFKPLRVARIVPETSTVSSVYLDAVDGTSLPEARAGQYLSVRLAVGDTGPAVRSYSLSSAPTAVSYRISVKREAHGKVSGYIHERLRPGDLLDIASPRGTFVLEEGTGPVVLASAGIGVTPVLAMLHRLAAVQDPRPVWWIHVARNRAQHAFGEEAHALLAQLPDAHEHIHYTAEAALRPDGRDFVQGRPTASSLAALGLPTDADAYLCGPPAFMDDLGAHLRDHGLRPERIHTEQFSALPAINPGVTPTAAVRPHQPPGPPGTGPLVTFARSGITTPWSPRHGSLLDLAEACDIPTRWSCRTGVCHTCVTHLVSGDITYTTPPLEPPESGSVLVCCSEPAAEVVLDL